A genomic stretch from Pararhizobium sp. IMCC21322 includes:
- the dapB gene encoding 4-hydroxy-tetrahydrodipicolinate reductase, with translation MADLRIVVVGAGGRMGRALITAIHGIAGAQLVAAIERPQADCMGQDAGTLAGLEPLGVPVTDDALLAFAAADAVLDFTMPEATLTFAEYAAQARIVHVIGTTGMPVEDDAKIVAASRHARIVKSGNMSLGVNLLSVLVEQGAKALGLEWDIEVLEMHHRNKVDAPSGTALLLGDAAATGRGIDLAENSERGRDGITGAREPGSIGFAALRGGSVVGTHSVIFAGDGERVELSHIAEDRTIFAQGAVKAALWAFPQKPGLYNMLDVLGLSKT, from the coding sequence ATGGCCGATTTGAGAATTGTGGTTGTGGGCGCTGGCGGGCGCATGGGGCGGGCCTTGATCACGGCCATACATGGTATTGCCGGTGCACAGCTTGTGGCCGCCATTGAGCGCCCACAGGCTGATTGTATGGGGCAGGATGCCGGTACACTGGCAGGTCTGGAGCCATTGGGCGTTCCCGTCACCGACGATGCGCTGCTTGCCTTTGCCGCAGCTGATGCGGTGCTGGATTTCACCATGCCGGAAGCCACGCTGACCTTTGCCGAATATGCCGCTCAAGCACGTATTGTGCATGTCATCGGCACCACTGGTATGCCGGTTGAGGATGATGCCAAAATTGTCGCCGCGTCGCGTCATGCCCGGATTGTCAAATCTGGCAATATGAGCCTTGGGGTCAATCTGCTGTCCGTTCTGGTGGAGCAGGGCGCGAAGGCGCTGGGCCTTGAATGGGATATTGAAGTGCTGGAAATGCATCACCGCAACAAGGTCGATGCGCCGTCAGGCACTGCGCTGCTTCTGGGTGATGCTGCGGCCACCGGGCGCGGTATTGATCTGGCCGAGAATTCCGAACGCGGACGTGACGGCATCACCGGCGCGCGCGAGCCGGGCAGCATCGGCTTTGCCGCGCTGCGTGGCGGGTCCGTTGTTGGCACCCACAGCGTTATTTTCGCAGGGGATGGCGAACGGGTAGAGCTATCCCATATCGCAGAAGACAGAACGATTTTTGCACAAGGCGCGGTGAAGGCTGCGCTTTGGGCATTCCCACAGAAACCGGGCCTTTACAACATGCTGGACGTGTTGGGCCTTTCAAAAACCTAA
- a CDS encoding 2,3-bisphosphoglycerate-dependent phosphoglycerate mutase yields the protein MERLLVLVRHGQSEWNLKNLFTGWKNPDLTEKGIEEAKAGGRALKAKGITFDVAYTSDLIRAQHTCDLLLEELGQPDLPTIRDQALNERDYGDLAGLNKDDARKKWGDEQVHIWRRSFDVPPPGGESLKDTGARVLPYYMTDILPRVMAGEKVLVAAHGNSLRSLVMILEKLDTVQILKREIATGQPMIFRLKADTTVDSSEMLTG from the coding sequence ATGGAACGTTTACTGGTACTGGTCCGTCACGGCCAAAGCGAATGGAACCTCAAAAACCTGTTCACCGGCTGGAAAAATCCGGATTTGACGGAAAAAGGCATTGAGGAAGCCAAGGCCGGTGGCCGGGCGCTGAAGGCAAAGGGCATTACATTCGATGTGGCTTACACATCCGATCTGATCCGTGCCCAGCACACATGCGATCTCTTGCTGGAGGAATTGGGCCAACCAGACCTTCCCACCATTCGCGATCAGGCTTTGAATGAGCGTGACTATGGCGATCTGGCAGGCCTCAACAAGGATGATGCCCGCAAGAAATGGGGCGATGAGCAGGTCCATATCTGGCGCCGCTCGTTTGACGTGCCGCCTCCGGGTGGTGAAAGCCTGAAAGACACCGGTGCGCGCGTTCTGCCTTATTACATGACCGATATTCTGCCGCGTGTCATGGCTGGCGAAAAAGTGCTGGTAGCAGCCCATGGTAACTCACTGCGCTCATTGGTCATGATTCTGGAAAAGCTCGACACAGTCCAAATCCTGAAACGCGAAATCGCAACCGGTCAGCCTATGATCTTTCGTCTGAAAGCTGACACGACGGTCGACAGCAGCGAAATGCTGACTGGCTGA